From Cheilinus undulatus linkage group 17, ASM1832078v1, whole genome shotgun sequence, one genomic window encodes:
- the pargl gene encoding poly(ADP-ribose) glycohydrolase, producing the protein MAHRNDSSQIKAVLQPEDHKEEQERKDCSKEDSCKAGVLALSDPLHSGTSGPYGTSGSSRPSAPFGPSGTEEEGAHGGSEWSVEKPNEDKSSSCCSLKDLKTLSNCRDKLGPLTFSRTHAVLVDVNAFNRQRELVAQKGRDMWLSNFVKMPNSDSSLITKTGFWGPHPVRRWDVISKHLGDLAEKKTASVHDVEEAIMKYNPKYKGQWCFDALGNFVKCVPDTDNYFHTLFPKIAALALRLPKYVSKAIPLLQREKPASITLSQTQISCLLANAFFCTFPHRNTTNANAEYHNYPSINFNSLFGNWTNRKQEKLRAIMHYFNVMTETSKMPQGLVTFERCVIKDVDISSWRSCKEKMRELHVSSGGSIETEGLGLLQVDFASSWIGGGVLDTGLVQEEILFLMNPELIVARLFTERLTENECLIITGSQQFSCHSGYSDSFVWLGPYEDNIQRDEWCRLQRQIVAIDALHFKHRREQYNMRKVTRELNKAYCGFQPHRPNEPDIATGKWGCGAFNGDPQLKAVIQMMVAARARRGLAFFTFEDEVLKQELTQIHHLLVKEGTTVGKLFNLLEDFCAGPHQSGGSHMDLFEFIRNSLRARSQL; encoded by the exons ATGGCCCACCGCAACGACAGCTCCCAGATAAAGGCGGTTCTTCAGCCTGAAGATCACAAAGAAGAGCAAGAAAGAAAAGACTGCAGCAAAGAAGACTCATGTAAGGCTGGTGTTTTGGCCTTATCCGACCCGCTCCACTCTGGAACCTCTGGACCCTATGGAACCTCTGGATCATCTAGACCTTCTGCACCCTTTGGACCCTCTGGTACAGAGGAGGAAGGGGCCCATGGAGGGTCAGAGTGGTCTGTGGAGAAGCCGAATGAAGACAAGTCTTCATCATGCTGTTCTCTGAAAGATCTGAAGACCCTCTCTAACTGTCGGGACAAGCTGGGACCCCTGACCTTCAGCAGGACACATGCCGTCCTCGTAGAT GTGAACGCTTTCAACCGTCAAAGGGAACTGGTGGCACAGAAAGGCAGAGACATGTGGCTCAGTAACTTTGTCAAAATGCCAAATTCAGATTCCAGTCTCATCACTAAGACAGGGTTTTGG GGCCCACACCCAGTACGAAGGTGGGATGTGATCTCCAAACATCTGGGTGATTTGGCTGAAAAGAAGACGGCAAGTGTTCATGATGTGGAG GAGGCCATAATGAAATATAACCCAAAGTACAAAGGGCAGTGGTGCTTTGATGCTCTCGGAAATTTTGTAAAg TGTGTCCCAGACACCGATAACTACTTTCACACCTTGTTTCCAAAGATCGCTGCGTTGGCCTTGAGGCTGCCCAAGTATGTGTCAAAG GCCATCCcgctgctgcagagagaaaaacctGCGTCCATCACCCTGTCCCAGACTCAGATATCCTGCCTGCTTGCTAACGcctttttctgcacctttcCTCACCGGAACACGACCAACGCGAACGCAGAGTACCACAACTACCCCTCCATTAACTTCAACAG CCTGTTTGGAAACTGGACCAACAGGAAGCAGGAGAAACTGCGAGCCATCATGCATTACTTTAATGTAATGACAGAAACGA GTAAAATGCCTCAAGGGCTGGTGACGTTTGAGCGGTGTGTCATCAAAGATGTGGACATATCCAGCTGGAGGAG ctGTAAGGAGAAGATGCGGGAGCTTCACGTCTCATCAGGCGGCAGCATCGAGACTGAAGGTTTAGGGCTGCTGCAG GTGGATTTTGCCTCCAGCTGGATCGGCGGAGGAGTTCTGGACACTGGTCTGGTTCAGGAGGAGATTTTGTTCCTGATGAATCCGGAGCTGATCGTGGCCCGACTCTTCACTGAGAGACTCACAGAAAACGAGTGTCTCATCATTACAG GCTCTCAACAGTTCAGCTGTCACTCCGGTTACAGTGACTCCTTCGTGTGGCTGGGGCCTTATGAAGACAACATCCAAAG GGATGAGTGGTGTCGTCTGCAGAGGCAGATTGTAGCCATCGATGCTCTTCACTTCAAACACAGACGAGAGCAGTACAACATGCGGAAGGTCACGCGAGAACTCAACAAG GCATACTGTGGATTTCAGCCTCATAGACCCAACGAGCCGGACATCGCCACAGGAAAGTGGGGCTGTGGAGCGTTCAACGGAGACCCTCAGCTCAAAG CTGTGATCCAGATGATGGTGGCAGCGAGGGCGAGGAGGGGGCTCGCCTTCTTCACCTTTGAGGACGAGGTACTGAAGCAGGAGTTGACTCAGATCCACCACCTGCTGGTCAAGGAGGGAACTACAGTCG GGAAACTGTTCAACCTTCTGGAGGATTTCTGTGCGGGTCCTCATCAGTCAGGCGGATCTCACATGGATCTGTTTGAGTTCATCAGAAACTCTCTGAGAGCGAGGAGTCAGCTCTGA